The following proteins are co-located in the Solanum pennellii chromosome 8, SPENNV200 genome:
- the LOC107027240 gene encoding autophagy-related protein 18a-like — MATVSPLPPPVQHPNTSPSPMLQAFLEQLDEQHKQQLQTQEAAVVQKDNDPKQSHLNPCPTHGFIDRSISTLYRVSFNQNGSCFAIGTDCGISVYSCDPYCEMFRRYFDNGGGIGIVEMLFRSNILVFVGNGDNPQYHRNKVIIWDDHQNRCIGELRFRSAVRGVRLRRDCIVVILEQKIFIYNFADLKLVHQIETMSNPKGLCEISQTAVSPVLVCPGLQNGQVRVDHFTSKRTKFIFAHDSRIASFALSHEGNVLATASTKGTLIRIFSAQDGTLLQEVRRGADRAEIHSVSFDPTAQWLAVSSDKGTVHVFRLKVNLGNQDKTRTTPNFRGTLAAASSPLSFIKGVLPKYFSSEWSVAQFRLPGDSEFIVTFGHEKNTLLILGLDGSFIRCKFDPSSGKEMTQMEIHNFLKSEKAS; from the exons ATGGCCACTGTTTCCCCTCTCCCCCCACCAGTTCAGCACCCAAATACTAGTCCGTCACCAATGCTTCAAGCTTTCTTAGAGCAACTAGATGAACAACACAAACAACAGCTTCAGACACAAGAAGCTGCTGTTGTACAGAAAGATAATGATCCTAAGCAGAGTCACCTTAATCCATGCCCTACCCATGGCTTCATCGATAGATCAATTTCAACTCTATACCGTGTTTCCTTCAATCAAAATGGTAGTTGTTTTGCCATTGGCACTGATTGCGGCATTAGTGTCTATAGTTGTGATCCTTACTGTGAGATGTTTCGACGATACTTTGATAATGGAGGTGGTATTGGAATTGTTGAGATGCTCTTCAGAAGCAATATACTAGTCTTTGTAGGAAATGGAGATAATCCACAATATCATCGAAACAAGGTCATAATTTGGGATGACCATCAGAACCGCTGCATCGGAGAGCTCCGTTTCAGGTCGGCTGTGCGTGGTGTGCGGCTCCGACGGGACTGCATTGTAGTTATACTTGAGCAgaagatatttatatataattttgctGATCTGAAGCTCGTCCACCAGATTGAGACAATGTCAAACCCAAAAGGACTCTGTGAAATTTCACAAACGGCTGTATCACCTGTGCTGGTGTGCCCTGGGTTGCAAAATGGTCAAGTTCGGGTTGATCATTTCACATCAAAAAGGACTAAGTTTATCTTTGCACATGATTCTAGGATTGCATCTTTTGCTCTTAGTCATGAGGGGAATGTGCTAGCAACAGCAAGTACCAAGGGTACTCTTATCCGGATTTTCAGCGCGCAGGATGGTACATTGTTACAGGAG GTAAGGAGAGGTGCTGATAGAGCAGAAATTCACAGTGTTTCATTCGATCCAACTGCTCAGTGGCTAGCAGTCTCTAGTGACAAAGGCACAGTTCATGTTTTTAGGCTCAAGGTCAATCTAGGGAATCAGGATAAGACAAGAACTACTCCTAATTTCCGTGGTACTTTGGCTGCAGCGAGTTCACCACTATCCTTCATCAAAG GAGTACTTCCAAAGTATTTTAGCTCAGAATGGTCTGTGGCTCAATTCAGATTACCCGGAGATTCTGAGTTCATTGTTACTTTTGGTCATGAAAAGAATACATTGTTAATTCTTGGCTTGgatggaag CTTTATTAGATGTAAGTTTGATCCGTCCTCTGGCAAAGAGATGACTCAGATGGAGATTCACAACTTTCTGAAGTCCGAAAAGGCCTCGTGA